Proteins co-encoded in one Papaver somniferum cultivar HN1 chromosome 5, ASM357369v1, whole genome shotgun sequence genomic window:
- the LOC113282140 gene encoding protease Do-like 7: MGDPLERLSSGIEQPEIEALCMDIDLKENSATADDWRKALSKVVPAVVVLRTTATKAFDTEAAGASYATGFVVDKKRGIILTNRHVVKPGPVVAEATFVNREETPVFPIYRDPVHDFGFFRYDPGTVQFLSYEEIPLAPEAASVGLEIRVVGNDSGEKVSILAGTLARLDRDAPHYKKDGYNDFNTFYMQAASGTKGGSSGSPVVDWQGRAVALNAGSKSSSASAFFLPLERVVRALRFIQKSKDSSGSGWEAVTIPRGTLQSTFLHKGFDETRRLGLISETEQMVRHASPVDETGMLVVESVVPDGPAHKHLEPGDILVRVNGEVITQFLKLETILDDNVDRKIDLLIERGGVSLTVNLMVQDLHSVTPNFFLEVSGAVIQSLSYQQARNFRFKCGLVYVAEPGYMLSRAAVPRHAIIKKFAGKEISQLDDLIRVLSELSRGARVPLEYISYVDRHRSKSVLVTIDRHEWYAPPQIYTRNDSTGLWTAGPALPDGSTYLSSSIHCSINVPDEPNLLTTSEVGTLAPVVQNANKDWADGFCRSVATDEHVGEESHFMEESNAPNKKQRLEDDSPIMFSENTIHKPVEVRAMDLDLEDTGHADDRGGATTTANASVAERVIEPTLVMFEVHVPPSCMVDGVHSQHFFGTGVIVYHSQNMGLVVVDKNTVAVSVSDVMLSFAAFPMEIPGEVVFLHPVHNFALVAYNPSSLGAAGASVVCAAKLLPEPALQRGDSVYLVGLSRSLQATSRKSTVTNPCAAVNIGSADCPRYRATNMEVIELDTDFGSSFSGVLSDERGFVRAIWGSFSTQLRYGGSTSEDHQFVRGIPIYAVSEVLEKIIRGDKGPLLLINGIRRPMPLLRVLDAELYPTLLSKARSFGLSDSWVQALDKKDPIRRQVLRVKGCLAGSKAEHKLEQGDMVLAINKNPITCFRDVENACQGLDASEESDDALSMTIFRQGQETEVTVGTDVRDGIGTTRMVNWCGCIVQDPHPAVRALGFLPEEGHGVYVARWCHGSPAHRYGLYALQWIIEINGKPTPDMESFVEVTKGLEHREFVRVKIIHLNGKPKVLTLKQDLHYWPTWELKFDPDTAMWRRGMIKTLDNNIAA; this comes from the exons ATGGGTGATCCATTGGAAAGATTAAGTTCTGGAATTGAACAACCAGAGATTGAAGCCCTATGTATGGATATTGATCTTAAAGAAAATTCAGCAACAGCTGATGATTGGAGAAAAGCATTAAGCAAAGTTGTACCAGCTGTTGTTGTGTTAAGAACAACTGCTACTAAAGCTTTTGATACTGAAGCTGCTGGTGCCAGTTATGCTACAGGGTTCGTTGTGGATAAGAAACGTGGAATCATACTCACTAATCGTCATGTCGTCAAGCCTG GTCCTGTTGTTGCTGAAGCTACATTTGTTAACAGGGAAGAAACTCCAGTTTTCCCTATATACAGAGATCCA GTtcatgattttggtttttttcgATATGATCCTGGTACGGTGCAATTTTTGAGCTATGAGGAGATTCCTCTAGCACCTGAAGCTGCTTCTGTTGGACTCGAGATTAGGGTTGTGGGTAATGATAGTGGTGAAAAG GTTTCAATTCTAGCTGGAACGCTAGCTCGTTTGGATAGGGATGCACCCCATTATAAAAA GGATGGATACAATGACTTCAATACATTCTACATGCAA GCTGCATCTGGGACAAAAGGCGGTTCAAGTGGTTCTCCAGTAGTGGATTGGCAAGGAAGAGCAGTGGCCTTAAATGCAGGGAGCAAATCATCAAGTGCTTCAGCATTTTTCCTTCCATTAGAACGA GTTGTGAGGGCGTTAAGGTTTATTCAAAAGAGTAAAGACTCATCTGGAAGTGGATGGGAGGCTGTAACTATTCCTCGTGGTACACTCCAG TCGACATTTCTCCACAAGGGCTTTGACGAGACACGGAGGCTTGGACTCATAAGCGAAACAGAACAG ATGGTAAGGCATGCATCACCAGTTGATGAGACAGGGATGCTTGTTGTTGAATCTGTG GTACCAGATGGCCCAGCCCATAAACATTTGGAGCCAGGGGATATCCTTGTTCGGGTGAATGGAGAG GTCATTACCCAATTTTTGAAATTAGAGACAATACTCGATGATAACGTGGACCGGAAGATCGACTTGCTGATCGAAAGGGGTGGTGTTTCATTAACAGTGAATTTAATG GTTCAAGACTTACATTCTGTAACTCCAAACTTCTTCTTGGAAGTAAGTGGTGCAGTTATCCAGTCTCTTTCCTACCAACAG GCCAGAAATTTCCGTTTCAAATGTGGCCTGGTGTATGTTGCTGAACCAGG GTACATGCTTTCTAGAGCAGCTGTTCCTCGCCATGCCATAATTAAGAAATTTGCAGGGAAAGAGATATCGCAGCTGGATGACCTAATACGGGTGCTATCTGAGCTGTCTAGGGGTGCTCGAGTCCCTTTGGAATACATAAGCTACGTGGACCGCCATCGCAGCAAG TCTGTCTTGGTCACCATTGACCGGCATGAGTGGTATGCCCCCCCTCAGATATATACTCGTAATGATAGTACTGGTTTATGGACAGCAGGGCCTGCATTGCCTGATGGATCAACATATTTATCTTCAAGCATTCACTGCTCAATAAATGTACCAGATGAACCTAATTTGTTGACTACAAGTGAAGTAGGCACGTTAGCACCTGTAGTGCAAAATGCAAACAAAGATTGGGCAGATGGTTTCTGTAGAAGTGTGGCTACTGATGAACATGTTGGGGAGGAATCACACTTCATGGAAGAATCTAACGCTCCAAACAAGAAGCAACGACTGGAAGATGATTCGCCCATTATGTTTTCTGAGAACACCATACATAAACCTGTTGAGGTAAGGGCGATGGACTTAGACCTTGAAGATACTGGGCATGCAGATGACCGAGGAGGTGCAACAACAACTGCTAATGCTTCAGTCGCTGAACGAGTAATAGAGCCGACTCTTGTCATGTTTGAA GTTCATGTTCCACCATCGTGTATGGTTGATGGGGTGCACTCACAACACTTTTTCGGAACTGGTGTTATTGTGTATCATTCTCAAAACATGGGTTTGGTTGTTGTTGACAAAAATACGGTTGCTGTATCTGTTTCTGATGTAATGCTCTCATTTGCTGCATTCCCCATGGAAATTCCGGGCGAG GTAGTTTTCCTCCACCCTGTTCACAACTTCGCTCTCGTTGCTTATAATCCTTCGTCTCTAGGTGCTGCAGGTGCCTCAGTTGTTTGTGCTGCTAAACTTTTACCTG AACCTGCTTTGCAAAGAGGTGATTCAGTGTATCTTGTGGGTTTGAGTAGAAGTCTGCAAGCAACATCAAGGAAATCAACTGTTACCAATCCATGTGCTGCTGTGAACATTGGCTCAGCTGACTGCCCACGGTACAGGGCTACCAATATGGAAGTCATCGAACTTGATACTG ATTTCGGTAGTTCATTTTCGGGAGTATTGTCTGATGAACGTGGATTTGTTCGAGCAATTTGGGGAAGCTTCTCCACTCAG CTAAGATATGGTGGTAGCACATCCGAAGACCACCAATTTGTTCGAGGAATTCCAATTTATGCAGTCAGCGAAgttcttgagaagattattcGTGGTGATAAGGGACCACTTCTACTCATAAATGGCATCAGAAGGCCAATGCCTCTTCTTAGGGTTTTGGATGCCGAACTATATCCGACTTTACTTTCTAAAGCTAGGAGTTTTGGATTGAGTGACAGTTGGGTTCAA GCTCTTGATAAGAAAGATCCAATAAGGCGTCAGGTTTTACGAGTTAAAGGTTGTTTGGCTGGATCCAAAGCGGAGCACAAACTAGAACAAGGTGACATGGTCCTAGCCATCAACAAAAATCCCATCACCTGTTTCAGAGATGTAGAAAATGCTTGCCAAGGATTGGATGCATCTGAAGAGAGCGATGACGCACTTAGTATGACAATTTTCCGGCAG GGACAAGAAACTGAGGTTACTGTTGGGACTGATGTTAGAGACGGCATTGGCACTACGAGAATGGTGAACTGGTGTGGATGTATTGTTCAGGATCCTCACCCAGCAGTCCGTGCACTTGGATTTCTTCCCGAAGAAGGGCATGGTGTGTATGTAGCTAG ATGGTGTCATGGAAGTCCAGCACATAGATATGGTCTTTACGCCCTCCAATGGATAATTGAGATCAATGGGAAGCCCACCCCTGATATGGAATCCTTTGTCGAAGTTACAAAG GGTCTGGAGCACAGAGAATTTGTCCGAGTAAAAATAATACACTTAAATGGGAAACCCAAAGTGCTCACACTTAAACAAGATCTTCATTACTGGCCAACTTGGGAACTGAAATTCGACCCTGATACTGCAATGTGGCGTCGTGGAATGATCAAGACACTGGACAACAATATTGCAGCGTAA
- the LOC113282142 gene encoding protein WVD2-like 7 isoform X2, producing MAGEIEEPIKLQLTSVHSGSVSFGRYENDDTLAWERSSPFSHNRYLEEVEKYSSPGSVTQKKAYFEAHFKKKALLRQASECQNGTECQTSDSDYLDQMSCMEDYEQSNAETRYDYEQSNAETRYHYEQSNAETHYDYEHSNAETHYDYEHSNAETHYSQCDESIDGSDDHEECEVIMICERECQEIALEFGIEHTIENPEVAYYHDSEHIEPAEEHGNHIECELPELLIDEVEEKQMLAYETKCLDGLPGSSDCSIPTTEKDHEPCIDITEKSPPEVKATEETHTVKPKLKTQLEAAEGPIKSSSEASKDSAGTSRKMGRGSPLRTKTEKFSRQKGQAIVFTHPKTQKPEDSELVKAKQSQENRRKDQRAKSAGSIPQSSVPDKAEPRPRQSASRPKQAIDPIGKHDVKIIVPVFKSDERAEKRKEFYMKLEEKMHAKEAEMNQIQARTQEEAEAELKKLRKRLNFKAKPMPSFYQESMSRGSDGKKAITIQPKSTKSRSKSTSPVRRPAAGSSASSKPGSKQGAILSESMRTPAQPQTSESTKSVPETNDSTQNPSANKNRAVQKRTESAGKKEREMSKDANVQKQQGTESSKVKKGEKIEGKRLGGRNSSSGMMRSMRKEVAIGGNSGMECLPVGVAS from the exons ATGGCTGGAGAAATTGAAGAACCCATTAAACTTCAG TTGACATCTGTACACTCGGGTTCTGTATCATTTGGAAGGTATGAGAATGATGATACCTTGGCGTGGGAAAGAAGTTCGCCTTTCTCGCATAATAGGTATCTTGAAGAGGTTGAGAAATACTCAAGTCCTGGttctgttactcagaagaaagctTATTTTGAAGCTCATTTTAAGAAGAAGGCTCTTCTGCGCCAGGCTTCAGAGTGCCAAAATGGGACTGAATGTCAAACAAGTGACAGTGATTACCTGGATCAAATGAGTTGCATGGAAGACTATGAGCAATCTAATGCAGAAACCAGATATGACTATGAGCAATCTAATGCGGAAACCCGTTACCACTATGAGCAATCTAATGCAGAAACCCATTATGACTATGAGCATTCTAACGCAGAAACCCATTATGACTATGAGCATTCTAATGCAGAAACCCACTATTCCCAATGTGACGAAAGCATAGATGGTTCAGATGATCATGAAGAATGTGAGGTGATAATGATCTGTGAAAGAGAGTGCCAGGAAATTGCACTTGAATTTGGGATTGAGCACACTATCGAGAATCCTGAAGTTGCATACTACCACGATTCTGAACATATTGAGCCTGCCGAAGAGCATGGGAATCATATTGAATGTGAACTACCTGAATTACTTATCGATGAAGTAGAGGAAAAGCAAATGCTTGCTTATGAAACAAAATGTCTTGATGGATTACCCGGAAGCAGTGATTGCTCAATTCCGACTACTGAGAAAGATCATGAGCCTTGCATTGACATAACTGAAAAATCCCCTCCGGAG GTAAAGGCCACAGAAGAAACTCATACTGTTAAACCCAAATTGAAGACTCAGTTAGAAGCTGCTGAGGGACCAATCAAGAGTTCAAGTGAAGCATCTAAGGATTCTGCAGGAACTTCAAGGAAAATGGGAAGAGGAAGTCCACTGAGAACTAAAACAGAGAAATTTTCACGTCAGAAGGGTCAAGCAATCgtttttactcaccccaaaactcAGAAACCAGAG GACTCGGAACTGGTGAAGGCAAAACAAAGCCAAGAGAACAGAAG GAAAGATCAGAGGGCAAAGAGTGCAGGCAGTATACCTCAGTCCTCCGTGCCAGACAAGGCTGAACCTAGACCTCGGCAAAGTGCCAGCAG GCCTAAGCAAGCCATTGATCCCATTGGCAAACATGATGTCAAAATAATTGTTCCAGTTTTCAAAAGTGATGAAAGAGCAGAGAAGAGGAAAGAG TTCTACATGAAGTTAGAGgaaaaaatgcatgccaaagaAGCAGAGATGAACCAGATCCAAGCAAGAACACAG GAAGAGGCAGAAGCTGAGCTAAAGAAACTTCGGAAAAGGCTAAACTTTAAAGCAAAACCAATGCCTTCTTTTTACCAAGAATCCATGTCACGAGGCTCCGATGGAAAAAAG gCTATAACAATTCAACCAAAATCTACTAAATCACGGAGCAAGTCTACAAGTCCCGTGAGAAGACCTGCAGCTGGATCATCAGCGTCTTCAAAACCAGGGAGTAAACAAGGCGCAATTCTCAGTGAATCCATGAGAACACCTGCTCAACCCCAAACATCAGAATCAACTAAGAGTGTCCCGGAGACTAATGACAGTACTCAAAATCCATCTGCCAACAAAAATCGTGCAGTACAGAAAAGAACCGAGTCAGCAgggaagaaagagagagagatgaGTAAGGATGCTAATGTGCAGAAACAGCAAGGGACAGAGAGTTCTAAGGTTAAGAAAGGAGAGAAAATCGAGGGGAAGAGATTAGGAGGAAGGAATAGCAGCAGTGGTATGATGAGATCAATGAGGAAGGAGGTCGCGATTGGTGGGAATTCAGGAATGGAATGTCTCCCTGTCGGCGTTGCTTCCTGA
- the LOC113282142 gene encoding protein WVD2-like 7 isoform X1 has product MAGEIEEPIKLQLTSVHSGSVSFGRYENDDTLAWERSSPFSHNRYLEEVEKYSSPGSVTQKKAYFEAHFKKKALLRQASECQNGTECQTSDSDYLDQMSCMEDYEQSNAETRYDYEQSNAETRYHYEQSNAETHYDYEHSNAETHYDYEHSNAETHYSQCDESIDGSDDHEECEVIMICERECQEIALEFGIEHTIENPEVAYYHDSEHIEPAEEHGNHIECELPELLIDEVEEKQMLAYETKCLDGLPGSSDCSIPTTEKDHEPCIDITEKSPPEVKATEETHTVKPKLKTQLEAAEGPIKSSSEASKDSAGTSRKMGRGSPLRTKTEKFSRQKGQAIVFTHPKTQKPEDSELVKAKQSQENRSRKDQRAKSAGSIPQSSVPDKAEPRPRQSASRPKQAIDPIGKHDVKIIVPVFKSDERAEKRKEFYMKLEEKMHAKEAEMNQIQARTQEEAEAELKKLRKRLNFKAKPMPSFYQESMSRGSDGKKAITIQPKSTKSRSKSTSPVRRPAAGSSASSKPGSKQGAILSESMRTPAQPQTSESTKSVPETNDSTQNPSANKNRAVQKRTESAGKKEREMSKDANVQKQQGTESSKVKKGEKIEGKRLGGRNSSSGMMRSMRKEVAIGGNSGMECLPVGVAS; this is encoded by the exons ATGGCTGGAGAAATTGAAGAACCCATTAAACTTCAG TTGACATCTGTACACTCGGGTTCTGTATCATTTGGAAGGTATGAGAATGATGATACCTTGGCGTGGGAAAGAAGTTCGCCTTTCTCGCATAATAGGTATCTTGAAGAGGTTGAGAAATACTCAAGTCCTGGttctgttactcagaagaaagctTATTTTGAAGCTCATTTTAAGAAGAAGGCTCTTCTGCGCCAGGCTTCAGAGTGCCAAAATGGGACTGAATGTCAAACAAGTGACAGTGATTACCTGGATCAAATGAGTTGCATGGAAGACTATGAGCAATCTAATGCAGAAACCAGATATGACTATGAGCAATCTAATGCGGAAACCCGTTACCACTATGAGCAATCTAATGCAGAAACCCATTATGACTATGAGCATTCTAACGCAGAAACCCATTATGACTATGAGCATTCTAATGCAGAAACCCACTATTCCCAATGTGACGAAAGCATAGATGGTTCAGATGATCATGAAGAATGTGAGGTGATAATGATCTGTGAAAGAGAGTGCCAGGAAATTGCACTTGAATTTGGGATTGAGCACACTATCGAGAATCCTGAAGTTGCATACTACCACGATTCTGAACATATTGAGCCTGCCGAAGAGCATGGGAATCATATTGAATGTGAACTACCTGAATTACTTATCGATGAAGTAGAGGAAAAGCAAATGCTTGCTTATGAAACAAAATGTCTTGATGGATTACCCGGAAGCAGTGATTGCTCAATTCCGACTACTGAGAAAGATCATGAGCCTTGCATTGACATAACTGAAAAATCCCCTCCGGAG GTAAAGGCCACAGAAGAAACTCATACTGTTAAACCCAAATTGAAGACTCAGTTAGAAGCTGCTGAGGGACCAATCAAGAGTTCAAGTGAAGCATCTAAGGATTCTGCAGGAACTTCAAGGAAAATGGGAAGAGGAAGTCCACTGAGAACTAAAACAGAGAAATTTTCACGTCAGAAGGGTCAAGCAATCgtttttactcaccccaaaactcAGAAACCAGAG GACTCGGAACTGGTGAAGGCAAAACAAAGCCAAGAGAACAGAAG TAGGAAAGATCAGAGGGCAAAGAGTGCAGGCAGTATACCTCAGTCCTCCGTGCCAGACAAGGCTGAACCTAGACCTCGGCAAAGTGCCAGCAG GCCTAAGCAAGCCATTGATCCCATTGGCAAACATGATGTCAAAATAATTGTTCCAGTTTTCAAAAGTGATGAAAGAGCAGAGAAGAGGAAAGAG TTCTACATGAAGTTAGAGgaaaaaatgcatgccaaagaAGCAGAGATGAACCAGATCCAAGCAAGAACACAG GAAGAGGCAGAAGCTGAGCTAAAGAAACTTCGGAAAAGGCTAAACTTTAAAGCAAAACCAATGCCTTCTTTTTACCAAGAATCCATGTCACGAGGCTCCGATGGAAAAAAG gCTATAACAATTCAACCAAAATCTACTAAATCACGGAGCAAGTCTACAAGTCCCGTGAGAAGACCTGCAGCTGGATCATCAGCGTCTTCAAAACCAGGGAGTAAACAAGGCGCAATTCTCAGTGAATCCATGAGAACACCTGCTCAACCCCAAACATCAGAATCAACTAAGAGTGTCCCGGAGACTAATGACAGTACTCAAAATCCATCTGCCAACAAAAATCGTGCAGTACAGAAAAGAACCGAGTCAGCAgggaagaaagagagagagatgaGTAAGGATGCTAATGTGCAGAAACAGCAAGGGACAGAGAGTTCTAAGGTTAAGAAAGGAGAGAAAATCGAGGGGAAGAGATTAGGAGGAAGGAATAGCAGCAGTGGTATGATGAGATCAATGAGGAAGGAGGTCGCGATTGGTGGGAATTCAGGAATGGAATGTCTCCCTGTCGGCGTTGCTTCCTGA
- the LOC113277617 gene encoding uncharacterized protein LOC113277617: MVGCVECGTRRNPCRCRVFGPTLGCVAFCVAAVVEWPIGAVVYIFKHMKGKRIMGHPARVVYPKVSNCMPI; encoded by the coding sequence ATGGTAGGATGTGTAGAATGTGGGACGAGAAGAAATCCATGCCGATGCAGGGTATTCGGACCAACACTCGGGTGCGTGGCGTTTTGCGTCGCAGCAGTGGTAGAATGGCCGATCGGAGCCGTGGTGTATATCTTTAAACACATGAAAGGAAAACGGATCATGGGTCATCCTGCTCGTGTTGTTTATCCCAAAGTTTCCAATTGCATGCCTATCTAA